Proteins encoded together in one Streptomyces umbrinus window:
- the rpmG gene encoding 50S ribosomal protein L33, with translation MAATDVRPKITLACVECKERNYITKKNRRNNPDRLEMKKHCPRCNAHTAHRETR, from the coding sequence GTGGCTGCCACCGACGTCCGCCCGAAGATCACGCTGGCCTGCGTGGAGTGCAAGGAGCGGAACTACATCACCAAGAAGAACCGGCGTAACAACCCGGACCGACTGGAGATGAAGAAGCACTGCCCGCGTTGCAATGCGCACACCGCGCACCGCGAAACGCGATAA
- a CDS encoding MaoC family dehydratase N-terminal domain-containing protein: protein MALDQSFVGRSYPPTEPYEVGREKIREFAEAVGDANPAYTDPEAAKALGHPDVIAPPTFVFTITFKAAGQVAQDPQLGLDYSRVVHGDQKFVYRRPVRAGDRLTVTSTIEAIKSLAGNDILDIRGEVHDEAGEHVVTAWTKLVSRAAEGA from the coding sequence ATGGCGCTCGACCAGTCCTTCGTGGGGCGGTCCTATCCGCCCACCGAGCCCTATGAGGTCGGCCGGGAGAAGATCCGCGAGTTCGCGGAGGCGGTGGGCGACGCCAACCCCGCGTACACGGACCCGGAGGCCGCCAAGGCCCTCGGTCACCCCGATGTGATCGCCCCGCCGACCTTCGTGTTCACCATCACGTTCAAGGCCGCGGGACAGGTCGCCCAGGACCCCCAACTGGGGCTCGACTACAGCCGTGTGGTGCACGGCGACCAGAAGTTCGTCTACCGCCGCCCGGTGCGCGCGGGCGACCGGCTCACGGTCACCTCCACCATCGAGGCGATCAAGTCGCTGGCGGGCAACGACATTCTGGACATCCGCGGCGAGGTCCACGACGAGGCGGGCGAGCACGTGGTGACCGCCTGGACCAAGCTCGTGTCCCGCGCGGCCGAGGGGGCGTGA
- a CDS encoding MaoC family dehydratase: MTAKISYDDVEVGTELPARTFGVTRATLVQYAGASGDFNPIHWNEKFAKEVGLPDVIAHGMFTMAEAVRVVTDWTGDPGAVVEYGVRFTKPVVVPNDDQGATIEVSGKVAAKLDDNTVRVDLVAMSAGQKVLGMSRAVVRLA; encoded by the coding sequence ATGACGGCGAAGATCTCGTACGACGACGTCGAGGTCGGCACCGAACTGCCGGCCCGGACCTTCGGCGTGACCCGCGCGACGCTCGTGCAGTACGCGGGCGCCTCGGGGGACTTCAACCCGATCCACTGGAACGAGAAGTTCGCCAAGGAGGTCGGCCTCCCGGACGTCATCGCGCACGGCATGTTCACCATGGCCGAGGCGGTCAGGGTCGTCACCGACTGGACCGGCGACCCGGGCGCGGTCGTCGAGTACGGTGTCCGCTTCACCAAGCCCGTCGTCGTCCCGAACGACGACCAGGGCGCCACGATCGAGGTCAGCGGCAAGGTCGCGGCCAAGCTCGACGACAACACCGTCCGCGTCGACCTCGTCGCGATGAGCGCGGGCCAGAAGGTCCTGGGCATGTCCCGGGCCGTCGTACGCCTGGCCTGA
- a CDS encoding TetR/AcrR family transcriptional regulator, which translates to MVRMSAEERRESVIRAAMSEFSRGGYYGTSTEAIAKRVGVSQPYLFRLFPGKKAIFLAAAERCMEETMRTFADASKGLEGEEALHSMANAYTRVIAENPEQLLMQMQMYVAVAAAEQTGDRELGEVVRAGWMRLWDTVHLPLGADVDETTTFMAYGMLVNCLVVMGFPPEHRVWEGLYPSARIKGRLEH; encoded by the coding sequence ATGGTCAGGATGAGCGCAGAAGAGAGGCGCGAGAGCGTCATCCGCGCGGCGATGAGCGAGTTCTCCCGGGGCGGCTACTACGGCACGTCCACCGAGGCGATCGCCAAGCGTGTGGGCGTCTCGCAGCCGTACCTCTTCCGGCTCTTCCCGGGCAAGAAGGCGATCTTCCTCGCGGCGGCCGAGCGGTGCATGGAGGAGACCATGCGCACCTTCGCCGACGCCTCCAAGGGGCTGGAGGGCGAAGAGGCCCTGCACTCCATGGCGAACGCGTACACCAGGGTCATCGCCGAGAATCCCGAACAGCTGCTCATGCAGATGCAGATGTACGTCGCGGTTGCGGCCGCCGAGCAGACCGGTGACCGCGAGCTGGGTGAGGTGGTGCGGGCGGGCTGGATGCGCCTGTGGGACACCGTTCATCTGCCGCTCGGCGCCGATGTCGACGAGACCACGACCTTCATGGCGTACGGAATGCTCGTCAACTGCCTGGTGGTCATGGGATTTCCGCCCGAGCACCGGGTCTGGGAGGGGCTCTACCCCTCGGCCCGGATCAAGGGCCGGCTCGAGCACTGA
- a CDS encoding DHA2 family efflux MFS transporter permease subunit: MSQQTARPGGAVWALVITSVAGFMAALDNLVVTTALPSIRKDLGGDLPDLEWTVSAYTLTFAVLLMFGSALGDRFGRRRLFLVGITVFTAASAAAAMAPGIDSLIAARAVQGVGAAIMMPLTLTLLTAAVPAAKRGMAYGIWGAVNGLAVASGPLIGGSLTEHISWQWIFWLNVPLGLALLPLARLRLSESFGAGAPLDIRGTLLASGGLFGIVYGLVRAPVVGWTDGIVLLGLFAGTALLVGFVIHGINAKNPMLPMRLFRNRAFAGINAASLLMFLGMFGSIFLLSQYMQGVLGYSPTQAGLRMLPWTGMPMLIAPVAGYLSDRIGGRPVVAAGLFLQAVGLGWFATVIAPDTSYATQLPALIISGVGMSLFFAPASNLVMSSVRPHEQGIASGANNALREVGGALGIAVMASIFSAQGSYRTAQTFVDGTQPALWVGSAAVAVAGVAALLIPGRRRAAEASEDSTGNAPERVLETASH; the protein is encoded by the coding sequence ATGTCACAGCAGACCGCACGTCCCGGGGGAGCCGTCTGGGCCCTCGTCATCACCAGCGTCGCCGGGTTCATGGCGGCGCTCGACAACCTCGTCGTCACCACCGCACTGCCCTCGATCCGCAAGGACCTCGGGGGAGACCTCCCCGATCTGGAATGGACCGTGAGCGCCTACACGCTCACCTTCGCCGTGCTGCTGATGTTCGGCTCGGCCCTGGGCGACCGGTTCGGCCGTCGCCGGCTCTTCCTCGTCGGCATCACCGTGTTCACCGCCGCCTCCGCCGCCGCGGCCATGGCGCCCGGCATCGACTCGCTGATCGCCGCCCGCGCGGTCCAGGGCGTCGGCGCCGCCATCATGATGCCGCTGACGCTGACCCTGCTCACGGCCGCCGTTCCGGCCGCCAAGCGCGGGATGGCGTACGGGATCTGGGGTGCCGTCAACGGTCTCGCCGTCGCTTCGGGGCCGCTGATCGGCGGCAGCCTCACCGAGCACATCTCCTGGCAGTGGATCTTCTGGCTGAACGTTCCGCTGGGGCTGGCGCTCCTGCCGCTCGCCCGGCTGCGCCTGTCGGAGTCCTTCGGCGCCGGTGCCCCGCTCGACATCCGCGGCACCCTGCTGGCCAGTGGTGGCCTCTTCGGAATCGTGTACGGGCTGGTCCGGGCGCCCGTCGTCGGCTGGACCGACGGGATAGTCCTGCTGGGGCTGTTCGCGGGTACCGCTCTGCTCGTCGGCTTCGTGATCCACGGCATCAACGCCAAGAACCCGATGCTGCCGATGCGGCTCTTCCGCAACCGGGCCTTCGCCGGGATCAACGCGGCCAGTCTGCTGATGTTCCTCGGGATGTTCGGCTCGATCTTCCTGCTCAGCCAGTACATGCAGGGCGTCCTCGGCTACTCGCCCACCCAGGCCGGGCTGCGGATGCTGCCCTGGACGGGGATGCCGATGCTCATCGCACCCGTCGCCGGATATCTGTCCGACCGGATCGGCGGCCGCCCGGTCGTCGCCGCGGGTCTCTTCCTGCAGGCCGTCGGACTCGGCTGGTTCGCCACCGTGATCGCGCCCGACACGTCGTACGCCACACAGCTGCCCGCCCTGATCATCAGCGGTGTGGGCATGTCCCTCTTCTTCGCCCCCGCCTCCAACCTGGTCATGTCCAGCGTCCGGCCGCACGAGCAGGGGATCGCCTCCGGCGCCAACAACGCGCTGCGCGAGGTCGGCGGCGCGCTCGGTATCGCGGTGATGGCCTCGATCTTCTCCGCCCAGGGCTCCTACCGGACCGCGCAGACCTTCGTCGACGGCACCCAGCCGGCGCTCTGGGTCGGTTCCGCCGCGGTGGCCGTGGCGGGAGTCGCGGCACTCCTCATCCCCGGTCGTCGCCGGGCGGCGGAGGCGAGCGAGGACAGCACCGGGAACGCGCCCGAGCGGGTGCTGGAGACGGCCTCCCACTGA
- a CDS encoding DUF3291 domain-containing protein yields the protein MPTLPWTVPNEPPQGAEVYVFASRFETRTRWGALKFFARTPAVWRQVSKAPGAYGATLKAAPLRRTFWTLSAWESPAALKAFARSGTHAPTARGLGPQMRDAKFVSWTVTADDLPLDWAEALRRL from the coding sequence ATGCCCACCCTTCCCTGGACCGTGCCGAACGAGCCGCCGCAGGGCGCCGAGGTGTACGTCTTCGCCTCCCGCTTCGAGACCCGCACCCGCTGGGGAGCGCTGAAGTTCTTCGCCAGGACACCGGCCGTCTGGCGGCAGGTGAGCAAAGCCCCCGGAGCGTACGGCGCCACGCTCAAGGCGGCCCCGCTGCGGCGGACCTTCTGGACCCTGTCCGCCTGGGAGTCGCCCGCGGCGCTCAAGGCCTTCGCCCGCTCCGGCACGCACGCGCCGACCGCCCGGGGCCTCGGCCCCCAGATGCGGGACGCGAAGTTCGTCTCGTGGACGGTCACGGCGGACGACCTCCCGCTCGACTGGGCGGAGGCGTTGCGCCGTCTGTGA
- a CDS encoding UDP-N-acetylmuramate dehydrogenase encodes MLELHDAPLAPLTTFRLGGPAARLITATTDAEVIAAVREADDSGTPLLLIGGGSNLVIGDKGFAGTALRIATRGFALDGTKLELAAGEVWTDAVARTVEAGLAGIECLAGIPGSAGATPIQNVGAYGQEVSSTITEVIAYDRRTRETVTVPNAECAFSYRHSRFKADPERFVVLRVRFDLEDASGLSAPVKYAETARVLGVEPGDRVPLEKARETVLKLRSGKGMVLDPEDHDTWSAGSFFTNPILTHEEFAVFHARVAERLGDGVIPPAYPAGDGHTKTSAAWLIDKSGFTKGYGTGPARISTKHTLALTNRGEATTEDLLALAREVVAGVHAAFGITLVNEPVTVGVSL; translated from the coding sequence GTGCTGGAACTCCACGACGCCCCGCTCGCCCCGCTGACCACCTTCCGGCTCGGCGGCCCCGCCGCGCGCCTGATCACCGCCACGACCGACGCCGAGGTGATCGCCGCCGTCCGCGAGGCCGACGACTCGGGCACCCCGCTGCTGCTGATCGGCGGCGGATCCAACCTGGTCATCGGCGACAAGGGCTTCGCGGGCACCGCCCTGCGCATCGCCACCCGCGGCTTCGCCCTCGACGGTACGAAGCTGGAGCTGGCCGCCGGCGAGGTGTGGACCGACGCCGTCGCCCGCACCGTCGAGGCCGGCCTCGCGGGCATCGAGTGCCTCGCCGGAATCCCGGGCTCCGCGGGTGCGACGCCCATCCAGAACGTGGGGGCGTACGGCCAGGAGGTGTCGTCGACGATCACCGAAGTGATCGCCTACGACCGGCGGACCCGCGAGACGGTCACCGTCCCGAACGCCGAGTGCGCCTTCTCGTACCGCCACAGCCGCTTCAAGGCCGACCCCGAACGCTTCGTCGTGCTGCGCGTCCGCTTCGACCTGGAGGACGCCTCCGGGCTCTCCGCGCCGGTCAAGTACGCCGAGACGGCCCGCGTCCTCGGCGTCGAGCCCGGCGACCGCGTGCCGCTGGAGAAGGCCCGGGAGACCGTCCTGAAGCTGCGCTCCGGCAAGGGCATGGTGCTCGACCCGGAGGACCACGACACCTGGTCGGCCGGCTCGTTCTTCACCAACCCGATCCTCACCCACGAGGAGTTCGCCGTGTTCCACGCGCGCGTGGCCGAGCGTCTCGGTGACGGCGTGATCCCGCCCGCGTACCCGGCGGGCGACGGGCACACCAAGACCTCCGCGGCCTGGCTGATCGACAAGTCCGGCTTCACCAAGGGCTACGGCACCGGCCCCGCCCGCATCTCCACCAAGCACACCCTGGCCCTCACCAACCGCGGCGAGGCCACCACGGAGGACCTCCTCGCGCTCGCCCGCGAGGTCGTCGCGGGCGTCCACGCCGCCTTCGGGATCACGCTCGTCAACGAACCGGTGACGGTCGGCGTCAGCCTCTGA
- a CDS encoding adenosine deaminase: protein MEHVRDVSELPKAHLHLHFTGSMRITTLLELADKHGIHLPDALTSGEPPKLRATDERGWFRFQRLYDAARSCLRDPEDIQRLVREAAEEDIKDGSGWLEIQVDPTSYAPRLGGLIPALEIILDAVDSAVRETGLGMRVLVAANRMKHPLDARTLARLAVRYADRGIVGFGLSNDERRGMARDFDRAFAIAREGGLLAAPHGGELTGPASVRDCLDDLHASRIGHGVRAAEDPRLLKRLADRGITCEVCPASNVALGVYEKPEDVPLRKLFEAGVPLALGADDPLLFGSRLAAQYDIARRHHAFTDAELAELARQSVRGSAAPHDIKEKLLSGIDDWLTAPVA from the coding sequence ATGGAGCACGTACGTGATGTCTCTGAGCTGCCCAAAGCTCATCTGCACCTGCATTTCACCGGGTCGATGCGGATCACCACTCTGCTGGAACTGGCCGACAAGCACGGGATCCACCTTCCCGACGCGCTGACCAGCGGGGAGCCACCGAAACTGCGGGCCACCGACGAGCGGGGCTGGTTCCGTTTCCAGCGGCTGTACGACGCGGCGCGGTCGTGCCTCAGAGATCCCGAGGACATTCAGCGGCTGGTGCGGGAGGCCGCCGAGGAGGACATCAAGGACGGCTCGGGGTGGCTGGAGATCCAGGTCGACCCGACCTCGTACGCCCCCCGGCTGGGCGGGCTGATCCCGGCGCTGGAGATCATCCTGGACGCCGTGGACTCGGCCGTGCGCGAGACCGGGCTCGGGATGCGGGTCCTGGTGGCCGCGAACCGGATGAAGCATCCGCTGGACGCGCGCACGCTGGCCCGGCTGGCCGTGCGGTACGCGGACCGCGGCATCGTCGGCTTCGGGCTCTCCAACGACGAGCGGCGCGGTATGGCGCGGGACTTCGACCGGGCCTTCGCCATCGCGCGTGAGGGCGGGCTGCTGGCGGCGCCGCACGGCGGCGAGCTGACGGGCCCGGCGTCCGTCCGTGACTGCCTGGACGACCTGCACGCCTCGCGGATCGGGCACGGGGTGCGGGCGGCCGAGGACCCGCGGCTCCTGAAGCGGCTCGCGGACCGAGGCATCACCTGTGAGGTCTGCCCGGCGTCGAACGTCGCCCTGGGGGTGTACGAAAAGCCGGAGGACGTCCCCCTGCGCAAGCTTTTCGAGGCGGGGGTCCCGCTGGCACTCGGTGCGGACGACCCGCTCCTGTTCGGCTCGCGGCTGGCTGCCCAGTACGACATCGCGCGCCGGCATCACGCCTTCACGGACGCCGAACTGGCCGAACTGGCACGGCAGTCGGTAAGGGGTTCGGCGGCCCCGCACGACATCAAGGAGAAGCTGCTGTCCGGGATCGACGACTGGCTGACCGCCCCGGTCGCCTGA
- a CDS encoding pyridoxal phosphate-dependent aminotransferase, which produces MSPATPPTERRVSARVGAISESATLAVDAKAKALKAAGRPVIGFGAGEPDFPTPGYIVDAAIEACKNPKYHRYTPAGGLPELKAAIVAKTLRDSAYEVDASQILVTNGGKQAIYEAFAAILDPGDEVIVPAPYWTTYPESIRLAGGVPVEVVADETTGYRVSVEQLEAARTEKTKVVLFVSPSNPTGAVYSAEDTEAIGRWAVEHGLWVLTDEIYEHLVYGDARFTSLPAILPELRDKCIVVNGVAKTYAMTGWRVGWIVGPKDVVKAATNLQSHATSNVSNVAQVAAIAAVSGDLKAVAEMREAFDRRRKTIVRMLNEIDGVLCPEPEGAFYAYPSVKALIGKEIRGRRPQNSVELAALILEEAEVAVVPGEAFGTPGYLRLSYALGDEDLVEGVSRIQKLLAEAKD; this is translated from the coding sequence ATGAGCCCTGCAACCCCTCCCACCGAGCGCCGGGTCTCCGCCCGGGTCGGTGCGATCTCCGAGTCCGCCACCCTCGCCGTGGACGCCAAGGCCAAGGCCCTCAAGGCCGCAGGACGTCCGGTGATCGGCTTCGGCGCCGGTGAGCCCGACTTCCCGACCCCGGGCTACATCGTCGATGCCGCCATCGAGGCCTGCAAGAACCCGAAGTACCACCGGTACACGCCGGCCGGCGGCCTTCCCGAGCTGAAGGCGGCGATCGTCGCCAAGACGCTGCGCGATTCCGCCTACGAGGTTGACGCCTCCCAGATCCTGGTGACCAACGGCGGCAAGCAGGCCATCTACGAGGCGTTCGCCGCGATCCTCGACCCGGGCGACGAGGTCATCGTCCCGGCGCCCTACTGGACGACGTACCCGGAGTCGATCCGTCTCGCCGGCGGTGTCCCGGTCGAGGTCGTCGCGGACGAGACCACCGGCTACCGCGTGTCGGTCGAGCAGTTGGAGGCGGCCCGTACGGAGAAGACGAAGGTCGTCCTCTTCGTGTCGCCGTCCAACCCGACGGGCGCGGTCTACAGCGCCGAGGACACCGAGGCGATCGGTCGCTGGGCCGTCGAGCACGGTCTGTGGGTGCTGACGGACGAGATCTACGAACACCTGGTCTACGGGGACGCGAGGTTCACCTCGCTGCCGGCGATCCTGCCGGAGCTGCGCGACAAGTGCATCGTCGTCAACGGCGTCGCGAAGACGTACGCGATGACCGGCTGGCGTGTCGGGTGGATCGTCGGCCCGAAGGACGTGGTGAAGGCCGCCACTAACCTCCAGTCGCACGCCACGTCGAACGTGTCGAACGTCGCCCAGGTTGCAGCCATCGCCGCCGTCTCCGGCGACCTGAAGGCCGTCGCCGAGATGCGCGAGGCCTTCGACCGCCGCCGCAAGACCATCGTGCGGATGCTCAACGAGATCGACGGCGTGCTCTGCCCGGAGCCCGAGGGCGCCTTCTACGCGTACCCCTCCGTGAAGGCCCTCATCGGCAAGGAGATCCGCGGCAGGCGCCCGCAGAACTCCGTCGAGCTGGCCGCGCTGATCCTTGAGGAGGCCGAGGTCGCGGTCGTCCCGGGCGAGGCCTTCGGCACGCCGGGCTACCTGCGGCTCTCGTACGCGCTGGGTGACGAGGACCTCGTAGAGGGCGTCTCGCGCATCCAGAAGCTGCTGGCCGAGGCCAAGGACTGA
- the secE gene encoding preprotein translocase subunit SecE yields MTDAVGSIDMPDAQDEAPESQKKGRKGGKRAKKGPLKRLALFYRQIVAELRKVVWPTRNQLTTYTTVVIVFVVIMIGLVTVIDFGLDKAAKYVFG; encoded by the coding sequence GTGACGGACGCCGTGGGCTCCATCGACATGCCTGATGCCCAGGATGAGGCGCCGGAGTCCCAGAAGAAGGGCCGCAAGGGCGGTAAGCGTGCCAAGAAGGGCCCGCTGAAGCGCCTTGCCCTCTTCTACCGCCAGATCGTCGCGGAACTCCGCAAGGTTGTCTGGCCGACCCGGAATCAGCTGACGACGTACACCACAGTGGTGATTGTGTTCGTCGTCATCATGATCGGTCTGGTGACTGTGATTGACTTCGGACTCGACAAGGCCGCCAAGTACGTATTTGGCTGA
- the nusG gene encoding transcription termination/antitermination protein NusG, whose protein sequence is MSDPNLNDAGESVESVDDELDIVEGADVEDEVEAADAEAGEAAEEAALHVEDESGEDVETDVDADDLAVSDEAEAEKPEEPEEEAEPVDPVVALREELRRLPGEWYVIHTYAGYENRVKTNLEQRAVSLNVEDFIFAAEVPQEEVAQIKNGERKTVRQNKLPGYVLVRMDLTNESWGVVRNTPGVTGFVGNAYDPYPLTLDEIVKMLAPEAEEKAAREAAEAEGKPAPSRKLEVQVLDFEVGDSVTVTDGPFATLQATINEINADSKKVKGLVEIFGRETPVELSFDQIQKN, encoded by the coding sequence GTGTCTGACCCGAACCTGAACGACGCCGGCGAGTCGGTCGAGTCCGTTGACGACGAGCTCGACATCGTCGAGGGCGCGGACGTCGAGGACGAGGTCGAGGCTGCCGACGCCGAAGCCGGCGAGGCCGCCGAAGAGGCTGCCCTGCACGTCGAGGACGAGTCCGGTGAGGACGTCGAGACCGACGTGGACGCCGACGACCTGGCCGTCTCCGACGAGGCCGAAGCCGAGAAGCCCGAAGAGCCCGAAGAAGAGGCCGAGCCGGTCGACCCGGTGGTGGCCCTCCGCGAGGAGCTCCGCAGGTTGCCCGGCGAGTGGTACGTCATCCACACGTACGCGGGTTACGAGAACCGCGTGAAGACGAACCTCGAACAGCGTGCCGTCTCTCTGAACGTCGAGGACTTCATCTTCGCGGCCGAGGTGCCGCAGGAAGAGGTCGCGCAGATCAAGAACGGCGAGCGCAAGACCGTCCGTCAGAACAAGCTCCCCGGCTACGTGCTGGTGCGCATGGACCTGACGAACGAGTCCTGGGGCGTCGTCCGCAACACCCCCGGTGTCACCGGCTTCGTGGGCAACGCGTACGACCCGTACCCGCTGACGCTGGACGAGATCGTCAAGATGCTCGCTCCGGAGGCCGAGGAGAAGGCCGCCCGCGAGGCTGCCGAGGCCGAGGGCAAGCCGGCGCCGTCCCGCAAGCTCGAGGTCCAGGTGCTGGACTTCGAGGTGGGCGACTCGGTCACCGTCACCGACGGCCCGTTCGCGACGCTGCAGGCGACCATCAACGAGATCAACGCCGACTCGAAGAAGGTCAAGGGCCTCGTCGAGATCTTCGGCCGCGAGACCCCGGTCGAGCTGAGCTTCGACCAGATCCAGAAGAACTGA
- the rplK gene encoding 50S ribosomal protein L11: protein MPPKKKKVTGLIKLQIQAGAANPAPPVGPALGQHGVNIMEFCKAYNAATESQRGWVIPVEITVYEDRSFTFITKTPPAAKMILKAAGVEKGSGEPHKTKVAKITQAQVREIATTKMPDLNANDLDAASKIIAGTARSMGITVEG from the coding sequence ATGCCTCCCAAGAAGAAGAAGGTCACGGGGCTCATCAAGCTCCAGATCCAGGCCGGTGCGGCCAACCCGGCGCCGCCGGTCGGCCCCGCGCTGGGCCAGCACGGCGTCAACATCATGGAGTTCTGCAAGGCCTACAACGCCGCGACCGAGTCGCAGCGTGGCTGGGTGATCCCGGTGGAGATCACGGTCTACGAAGACCGCTCCTTCACCTTCATCACCAAGACCCCGCCGGCCGCGAAGATGATCCTCAAGGCCGCGGGCGTGGAGAAGGGCTCCGGCGAGCCGCACAAGACCAAGGTCGCCAAGATCACCCAGGCGCAGGTCCGCGAGATCGCCACCACGAAGATGCCCGACCTGAACGCCAACGACCTGGACGCCGCGTCGAAGATCATCGCCGGCACCGCCCGTTCCATGGGCATCACGGTCGAGGGCTGA
- the rplA gene encoding 50S ribosomal protein L1 has product MSKRSKSLRAADAKIDREKFYAPLEAVRLAKETSTSKFDGTVEVAFRLGVDPRKADQMVRGTVNLPHGTGKTARVLVFATGDRAEAATAAGADIVGSDELIDEVAKGRLDFDAVVATPDLMGKVGRLGRVLGPRGLMPNPKTGTVTPDVAKAVTEIKGGKIEFRVDKHSNLHFIIGKTSFDETQLVENYGAALEEILRLKPSAAKGRYIRKAAISTTIGPGIPLDPNRTRNLLVEEDPASV; this is encoded by the coding sequence GTGAGCAAGCGCAGCAAGTCTCTCCGCGCTGCGGACGCCAAGATCGACCGGGAGAAGTTCTACGCCCCGCTCGAGGCCGTCCGTCTCGCCAAGGAGACCTCCACGAGCAAGTTCGACGGCACCGTCGAGGTCGCCTTCCGCCTGGGTGTCGACCCGCGCAAGGCCGACCAGATGGTCCGTGGCACCGTGAACCTCCCGCACGGCACCGGTAAGACCGCCCGGGTCCTGGTCTTCGCGACCGGTGACCGTGCCGAGGCCGCGACCGCCGCGGGCGCCGACATCGTCGGCTCCGACGAGCTCATCGACGAGGTGGCGAAGGGCCGTCTGGACTTCGACGCCGTCGTCGCCACCCCGGACCTCATGGGCAAGGTCGGCCGCCTGGGCCGTGTCCTCGGCCCGCGTGGTCTGATGCCGAACCCGAAGACCGGCACCGTGACCCCGGACGTGGCCAAGGCCGTGACCGAGATCAAGGGCGGCAAGATCGAGTTCCGCGTCGACAAGCACTCGAACCTGCACTTCATCATCGGCAAGACCTCGTTCGACGAGACCCAGCTGGTGGAGAACTACGGCGCCGCGCTGGAGGAGATCCTCCGTCTGAAGCCGTCCGCCGCCAAGGGTCGCTACATCCGGAAGGCCGCGATCAGCACGACGATCGGCCCCGGCATCCCGCTCGACCCGAACCGCACCCGCAACCTCCTCGTCGAGGAGGACCCGGCCTCCGTCTGA
- a CDS encoding DUF1396 domain-containing protein — MKISVRASVRRRTTGAALAALVLAGGAVGCSKDGASEESPKMTPAAAVAKAAKNTEDITSISYRMTGRTPEEGRVKAEAQMRMKPDVAMSMKMTALDQGADGTAEIRLVDKAMYIGGGAAAAKEMDGKSWIKFDLSTLGDDALGGAAPGAGTADKNPAQESTFLTGSKDVKKVGTEKIDGVETTHYKGTVTLDEFRKSLKSESKTTREQREKSLEQYEKMGVDALTMDMWIDGDDRTKQFRMKGDADKGKLDMTITFVDYNKPVTVEAPPAKDVMDLAEMMGDIES; from the coding sequence ATGAAGATTTCTGTGCGTGCGTCCGTGCGTCGTAGGACGACCGGTGCGGCACTCGCCGCGCTGGTCCTCGCCGGGGGTGCCGTCGGCTGTTCGAAGGACGGCGCGAGCGAGGAGTCGCCGAAGATGACGCCCGCCGCGGCCGTGGCCAAGGCGGCGAAGAACACGGAGGACATCACCTCCATCAGCTACCGGATGACCGGCAGGACCCCTGAGGAGGGGCGCGTCAAGGCCGAAGCGCAGATGCGCATGAAGCCCGACGTCGCCATGAGCATGAAGATGACCGCCCTCGACCAGGGCGCGGACGGCACCGCCGAGATCCGCCTCGTCGACAAGGCGATGTACATAGGCGGAGGCGCCGCGGCCGCCAAGGAGATGGACGGCAAGAGCTGGATCAAGTTCGACCTGTCCACGCTGGGGGACGACGCGCTGGGGGGCGCGGCTCCGGGCGCCGGGACGGCCGACAAGAACCCGGCCCAGGAGTCCACCTTCCTCACCGGCTCCAAGGACGTGAAGAAGGTCGGCACCGAGAAGATCGACGGCGTCGAGACCACCCACTACAAGGGCACGGTCACCCTCGACGAGTTCCGCAAGTCCCTCAAGAGCGAGAGCAAGACCACCCGTGAGCAGCGGGAGAAGAGCCTTGAGCAGTACGAGAAGATGGGCGTGGACGCGCTCACGATGGACATGTGGATCGACGGCGACGACCGCACCAAGCAGTTCCGTATGAAGGGCGACGCCGACAAGGGCAAGCTCGACATGACCATCACCTTCGTCGACTACAACAAGCCCGTGACGGTCGAGGCGCCGCCCGCCAAGGACGTCATGGACCTGGCCGAGATGATGGGCGACATCGAGAGCTGA